From Humisphaera borealis, the proteins below share one genomic window:
- a CDS encoding chemotaxis protein CheD has translation MTQIVVQVSDARASADKSAAIVTYSLGSCIGAALYDPVAAVGGMLHHQLPSGSLDPEKASRNPCMFADTGLAYVLAEMERLGANRRRIRVRLAGGAAMLDASTSFAIGKRNHAAIRKALFQHGLFVDAEEVGGSVPRTMTLQIANGEVSIRTRGESHGI, from the coding sequence GTGACACAGATCGTGGTCCAGGTATCCGACGCCCGAGCGTCGGCCGACAAGTCGGCCGCCATCGTCACCTATTCGCTGGGCTCCTGCATCGGAGCAGCCCTTTACGATCCGGTGGCGGCGGTCGGTGGCATGCTGCATCACCAGTTGCCCAGCGGGTCTCTGGACCCCGAAAAGGCCTCGCGCAATCCCTGCATGTTTGCCGACACGGGTCTGGCGTATGTGCTGGCCGAGATGGAACGCCTCGGCGCCAACCGCCGAAGAATTCGGGTTCGCCTGGCCGGTGGGGCGGCGATGCTCGACGCGTCGACCAGCTTTGCGATCGGCAAGCGAAATCACGCGGCGATCCGAAAGGCGCTCTTCCAGCACGGATTGTTTGTCGATGCTGAGGAAGTCGGCGGCAGCGTCCCCAGGACGATGACCCTGCAGATCGCCAACGGCGAGGTCAGCATCCGAACCCGCGGGGAGTCGCACGGAATTTAA
- a CDS encoding chemotaxis protein CheW, with product MTAISKPQTSMAQAGKYLTFALGDEEYGIEILKVREIVGCLDITPVPRTEPHVKGVVNLRGQVISVMDLRTAFGMNEVPRTEQTCIIVLEVRRDGRKVSCGMVVDRVREVLNITESQIEPPPDLGAAVQGGCILGMGKVGDRVKILLDIDAVLGFASEGAARAA from the coding sequence ATGACAGCGATATCAAAACCGCAGACCTCAATGGCCCAGGCAGGAAAGTACCTGACCTTTGCGCTGGGGGATGAAGAGTACGGGATCGAGATTCTCAAGGTCCGCGAGATCGTCGGGTGCCTGGACATCACGCCGGTCCCCCGGACCGAACCCCACGTCAAGGGCGTGGTGAACCTTCGCGGCCAGGTGATCTCGGTGATGGATCTGCGGACGGCGTTCGGAATGAACGAAGTGCCGCGAACGGAACAGACCTGCATCATCGTGCTCGAGGTCCGAAGGGACGGCCGCAAGGTGTCTTGCGGAATGGTCGTCGATCGCGTCCGCGAAGTGCTGAACATCACCGAGAGCCAGATCGAACCGCCGCCTGATCTCGGCGCCGCCGTGCAAGGCGGATGCATCCTCGGGATGGGGAAGGTCGGGGACCGGGTCAAGATCCTGCTCGACATCGACGCGGTACTGGGATTCGCCTCTGAAGGGGCCGCGCGGGCGGCCTGA
- a CDS encoding chemotaxis protein CheA has product MADQLLPIIEGLAAGVIAADLNDPHGLAQLHESFGAAAKVARDSGAATHEELGRAAERGASLLEAIILQEVANAQAAMDEIGAILTQLQQSVDGGSESVKPQAAEHPPAEASPYDGPEPDFSVQTDTADLAREFINEATTHIDAAEAALLALEESPEDPEPVKTLFRAVHTIKGTAGFVNLKQIPRLAHSCENLLDLARQGKIAVIGKTADLVLESIDRLKSMVAELSKAVERNGVQPQDAALGELIDRINTASRQTDAAPSPAPAAKPAPVAVVEKPVVVPTVEKTPAVPQAPVEEPKKLPAVVAEVAETEAVVAPRPAAATDAAPPQARSNDATVKVSTDRLDRLIDSVGELVIAQSMLEQSIGHGGGDGSGTSGATRGLSHLGKLTRELQDLAMSMRMVPIQGVFQKMARLARDLTRKSEKQISFTTVGGETELDRNLVEAISDPLVHMIRNAADHGIEPADVREKAGKPREGHLELRAYHQGGSVVIEIRDDGKGLVKSKIVAKAVERGIIRADEQLSDQEIFGLIFHAGLSTAEKVTDVSGRGVGMDVVKRNIESLRGRIEIESVEGKGTTFTVRLPLTLALIDGLVARVGDQRFIVPLLGVEQSLRLTHGQVSTVHGRGELCMCRGSLLPVVRLHRLFNIEPAFTEPTECLAIIVQDNVRRCCLLVDALVGRQQVVIKSLGDTIGRSKGVAGGAILGDGKVSLILDVPSLLDIGNG; this is encoded by the coding sequence GATCAGCTACTACCAATCATCGAGGGTCTTGCAGCCGGTGTTATTGCGGCGGACCTGAACGATCCGCACGGACTGGCGCAGCTCCATGAATCCTTTGGAGCGGCGGCGAAGGTCGCCCGTGATTCCGGGGCGGCGACACACGAAGAACTCGGACGCGCCGCGGAACGGGGTGCCTCGCTTCTGGAAGCGATCATCCTGCAGGAAGTGGCCAACGCTCAGGCGGCGATGGACGAGATCGGCGCAATCCTGACGCAGTTGCAGCAGTCCGTTGACGGCGGGTCTGAATCGGTAAAGCCGCAAGCGGCGGAGCATCCCCCGGCAGAGGCCTCCCCGTATGACGGGCCCGAGCCCGACTTTTCGGTCCAGACGGATACGGCCGACCTGGCCCGCGAGTTCATCAACGAAGCGACCACGCATATCGACGCTGCCGAGGCCGCGTTGCTGGCCTTGGAGGAAAGCCCGGAAGATCCCGAGCCGGTCAAGACGCTGTTCCGGGCGGTTCACACGATCAAGGGAACTGCCGGCTTCGTAAATCTCAAGCAGATTCCGCGGCTGGCCCACTCGTGCGAGAACCTGCTCGACCTGGCCCGGCAAGGCAAAATCGCCGTCATTGGGAAGACGGCCGACCTGGTGCTCGAATCGATCGACCGGCTCAAGTCGATGGTCGCCGAGCTGTCGAAGGCAGTCGAGCGTAACGGCGTGCAACCGCAGGACGCGGCGCTGGGGGAACTGATCGACCGCATCAATACCGCCAGCCGCCAGACGGACGCCGCGCCGAGCCCGGCGCCGGCAGCAAAGCCGGCCCCCGTAGCCGTAGTCGAGAAGCCCGTCGTTGTGCCGACGGTGGAGAAGACGCCGGCTGTGCCGCAAGCGCCGGTCGAAGAACCGAAGAAGCTGCCGGCGGTTGTGGCAGAGGTCGCGGAAACGGAAGCGGTTGTCGCGCCCCGTCCAGCCGCTGCAACAGACGCCGCGCCGCCGCAGGCCCGCTCCAATGACGCGACGGTGAAAGTGTCCACCGACCGCCTGGACCGCCTGATCGACTCGGTGGGCGAACTCGTCATCGCGCAATCGATGCTCGAGCAGTCCATCGGCCATGGCGGCGGTGACGGTTCGGGAACGTCCGGTGCCACGCGCGGTCTCTCGCACCTGGGCAAGCTGACGCGAGAGCTTCAGGACCTGGCGATGTCGATGCGCATGGTCCCGATCCAGGGCGTGTTCCAGAAGATGGCCCGGCTCGCCAGGGACCTGACACGCAAGTCCGAAAAGCAGATCAGCTTCACGACGGTCGGCGGAGAGACGGAGCTGGATCGCAACCTTGTCGAAGCGATCAGCGACCCGCTCGTGCACATGATCCGCAATGCCGCCGATCACGGGATCGAACCGGCTGACGTTCGCGAAAAGGCCGGCAAGCCGCGGGAAGGCCACCTGGAACTGCGGGCCTACCACCAGGGCGGCAGCGTGGTGATCGAGATCCGCGACGACGGCAAGGGGCTGGTCAAGTCGAAGATCGTCGCCAAGGCCGTCGAGCGGGGAATCATCCGGGCCGACGAGCAGCTCAGTGACCAGGAGATTTTCGGACTGATCTTCCATGCCGGACTAAGCACGGCTGAGAAGGTCACCGATGTATCGGGCCGCGGTGTGGGCATGGACGTGGTCAAGCGCAACATCGAATCGCTGCGTGGCCGTATCGAAATCGAATCCGTCGAGGGCAAGGGCACGACCTTCACGGTTCGGCTGCCGCTCACCCTCGCGCTGATTGACGGACTCGTGGCCAGGGTTGGCGATCAGCGGTTCATCGTCCCGCTGCTGGGTGTCGAGCAGAGCCTGCGTCTGACGCATGGGCAGGTCTCAACGGTTCATGGTCGCGGCGAGCTTTGCATGTGCCGGGGGAGCCTGCTTCCGGTCGTCCGCCTCCACCGCCTGTTCAACATTGAGCCTGCGTTCACGGAGCCGACCGAATGCCTGGCGATCATCGTGCAGGACAACGTCCGCCGCTGCTGTCTGCTGGTCGACGCCCTGGTGGGCCGGCAGCAGGTGGTCATCAAGTCGCTGGGCGACACGATCGGCCGGTCGAAGGGCGTCGCCGGGGGCGCGATTCTTGGGGACGGCAAGGTGAGCCTGATCCTGGACGTTCCGTCACTCCTGGACATTGGCAACGGGTAG
- a CDS encoding methyl-accepting chemotaxis protein, whose translation MKFIANTSLSTKLIVTFMFLGVLPLAVIGWRLKVAATKIEQTTADVMEERAAHLLDKIDRNVFERYGDVQAFASNAVIHDKDSWYQAGADKNKIVAAANKYASLYGIYKLSILVDTTGKVIAVNDRDATGKPIETGWIYQKNFKDAAWFKEAMAGNFLKSTILDGTYVQDVYFDDEVKRVYGGDGMVIGFSAPMRDEDGNVIGVWNNRADFAFVEEMIVDTYKSMKADGVVTAEFSLVDREGRFLVDYDPSGLKKETLERDTATLLRRTIMEEGTDGARDLIAGHNGTSRVLDTEHGHWQTAGYASSKGALGYPGLKWGLFIRGNEEEVLAAQTSTTHEFVWLLGITSVTLAIASWLLGRSLSKPILRGMAAMKDVGQQVAAASQQVSSASQSLAQGASEQASSLEETSSALEEITSMTRKNAETAQQASALAAQAKDAGDKGNLAMAKMGQAIGEIEKSASETAKIIKVIDEIAFQTNLLALNAAVEAARAGEAGKGFAVVAEEVRNLAMRSAEAAKTTSAMIEQSVQSARNGVAISGDVGKMLGEITLNVTRVNALVGEIAAASNEQSQGITQINNSVSQMDKVTQSNAAGAEETAAASEELSAQAAEMASTVRELISIVSGAVQTPAARDGRDDSELRRPPVAATRQPQASRPRAATKAESAIPFGDDQKNSFSDFNG comes from the coding sequence ATGAAGTTCATCGCCAATACCAGCCTTTCCACGAAGCTCATCGTCACGTTCATGTTTCTCGGCGTTTTGCCGCTTGCCGTGATCGGCTGGCGACTGAAGGTTGCCGCGACGAAGATCGAACAGACGACGGCCGACGTCATGGAGGAGCGCGCCGCGCACCTGCTCGACAAAATCGACCGTAACGTTTTCGAGCGCTACGGCGACGTGCAGGCCTTTGCCTCCAATGCAGTGATCCACGACAAGGACTCGTGGTATCAGGCCGGCGCCGACAAGAACAAGATCGTCGCAGCGGCCAACAAGTACGCCAGCCTGTACGGCATTTACAAACTGTCGATTCTCGTCGACACGACGGGCAAGGTGATTGCGGTCAATGACCGGGATGCCACCGGCAAGCCCATCGAGACGGGGTGGATCTATCAGAAGAACTTCAAGGACGCCGCCTGGTTCAAAGAGGCGATGGCCGGCAACTTCCTGAAGAGCACGATCCTCGACGGCACCTATGTGCAGGACGTCTACTTCGACGATGAGGTGAAACGCGTCTATGGCGGCGACGGCATGGTCATCGGGTTCAGCGCGCCGATGCGCGACGAAGACGGCAACGTGATCGGCGTCTGGAACAACCGGGCAGACTTCGCGTTCGTCGAAGAGATGATCGTTGACACGTACAAGTCGATGAAGGCGGACGGCGTCGTGACCGCCGAGTTCAGCCTGGTTGACCGCGAGGGCAGGTTCCTTGTCGATTACGACCCCTCGGGCCTGAAGAAGGAAACGCTGGAACGCGACACCGCGACGCTCCTGCGCAGGACCATCATGGAAGAAGGGACCGATGGGGCCCGGGATCTGATCGCCGGCCATAACGGCACCAGCCGGGTCCTCGACACCGAACACGGACACTGGCAGACCGCCGGCTACGCATCGTCCAAGGGTGCGTTGGGCTACCCGGGGCTCAAGTGGGGCTTGTTCATCCGCGGCAACGAGGAAGAAGTTCTCGCCGCACAAACCTCAACAACACATGAGTTCGTCTGGCTGCTGGGGATCACCAGCGTCACCCTCGCAATCGCATCATGGCTGCTGGGACGAAGCCTCTCCAAGCCGATCCTCCGTGGAATGGCCGCGATGAAGGACGTCGGGCAGCAGGTGGCGGCGGCTTCGCAGCAGGTTTCTTCGGCGAGCCAGTCTCTCGCACAGGGTGCCAGCGAACAGGCGTCTAGCCTTGAGGAAACCAGCAGCGCCCTGGAGGAAATCACCTCCATGACCCGCAAGAACGCCGAAACCGCCCAGCAGGCCAGCGCGCTTGCCGCCCAGGCCAAGGACGCCGGCGACAAGGGCAACCTTGCGATGGCCAAGATGGGCCAGGCGATCGGCGAAATCGAAAAGAGCGCCTCGGAAACCGCCAAGATCATCAAGGTCATCGACGAGATTGCGTTCCAGACGAACCTGCTGGCGTTGAACGCGGCCGTTGAAGCCGCCCGGGCCGGCGAAGCGGGCAAGGGTTTTGCGGTGGTCGCGGAAGAAGTCCGCAACCTCGCGATGCGTTCTGCCGAAGCGGCCAAGACCACGTCGGCGATGATCGAACAGAGCGTTCAGTCCGCCCGAAACGGCGTCGCCATCAGTGGCGACGTCGGCAAGATGCTCGGCGAGATCACGCTGAACGTGACCCGCGTGAACGCCCTCGTCGGAGAGATAGCCGCCGCGTCCAACGAGCAGTCACAGGGCATCACGCAGATCAACAACTCCGTGTCACAGATGGACAAGGTGACCCAGTCGAACGCGGCCGGTGCCGAAGAGACCGCCGCGGCGTCCGAAGAACTCTCGGCACAGGCCGCGGAGATGGCGTCTACGGTCAGGGAACTGATCTCGATCGTCAGCGGCGCGGTGCAGACACCCGCGGCCCGCGACGGCCGGGACGATTCCGAACTCCGCCGGCCGCCTGTCGCCGCGACACGGCAGCCCCAGGCCTCCAGGCCCCGGGCGGCTACTAAGGCCGAGTCGGCGATTCCCTTCGGCGACGATCAGAAGAACAGCTTCAGCGACTTCAACGGATGA
- a CDS encoding CheR family methyltransferase → MEQADFKLSRSEFDSLSRAVYDHCGINLHDGKRELVEARLGKHIRQGGYQSAGAFIESVLNDRNGETFVRLIDTLSTNLTSFFREADHFTYLVREFLPRLIRDRKSSDQKRLRCWSAGCSSGEEPYTLGIVLQEAIPDLKQWDARILATDISTRVLERAERGVYDAARISGVPPQLRTRYFATNRYDGHVFFDALPSLRSLIAFRRLNLMETWPFSGPFDFIFCRNVMIYFDKPTQQALVNRFHSVLSPGGLLFTGHSESLTGVRHPFEYVRPTIYRKA, encoded by the coding sequence ATGGAACAGGCCGACTTCAAACTCTCGCGCAGCGAGTTCGATTCCCTGAGTCGAGCGGTGTACGACCACTGCGGGATCAACCTGCATGACGGCAAGCGAGAGCTCGTCGAGGCCCGACTGGGCAAGCATATCCGCCAGGGCGGGTACCAGTCGGCCGGGGCGTTCATCGAATCCGTCCTGAACGACCGCAACGGCGAAACGTTCGTCCGCCTGATCGATACGCTGTCCACGAACCTGACCAGCTTCTTCCGGGAGGCGGACCACTTCACCTACCTGGTGAGGGAGTTTCTGCCGCGACTGATTCGAGACCGGAAGTCTTCGGACCAGAAGCGGCTCCGGTGCTGGAGCGCGGGCTGCAGTTCTGGCGAGGAGCCGTACACCCTGGGCATTGTGCTTCAGGAAGCGATTCCTGATCTCAAGCAATGGGATGCGCGAATCCTCGCGACAGATATCTCGACGCGGGTGCTCGAGCGGGCCGAGCGGGGCGTTTACGACGCGGCGCGGATCTCGGGTGTGCCCCCGCAACTGCGGACCCGCTATTTCGCGACCAATCGCTACGACGGCCACGTGTTCTTTGACGCGCTGCCTTCGCTGCGATCGCTCATCGCGTTTCGTCGGCTGAACCTGATGGAAACCTGGCCGTTCAGCGGTCCGTTCGACTTCATCTTCTGCCGCAACGTGATGATTTACTTCGACAAGCCCACGCAGCAGGCACTGGTGAACAGGTTTCATAGCGTTCTTTCGCCAGGCGGGCTGCTGTTTACCGGGCATTCGGAGTCACTGACCGGGGTTCGCCACCCGTTCGAGTACGTCCGACCGACGATTTATCGCAAGGCGTGA